AGGTGAAGgatctcttgttctctcttcaCTCTCATTCATTCTCACTTCAACCTGACCAAAGAAGCAGCTTCATAAGCTTCATAGTCCCTCCATACCTCTCGACAAAGAGGACTATTATAGATGACACATACTGTATAGTTTGACATGTTTGTTTGACCTTTTACCTCCCCAAAACTTAAATATTTATAAATGTGTAGGCTATTTGTCGACAAAAATACTTGCCCCGAATTGTATTATTGGTAGTCACTCATCTCTCTATGCGGCTGTTTTGCTCCCAGTAAAACATGTAACCCAATAAACAATACTACAGAATGAAACACTCCCTTTACTGAGAAGAATATAATGACATTTATACAGCACTAGAGATCAAATAGGCCCAGGGATTTGTAGGTCCAACCATATTGCTATTGATTTCAGATTTATGAATCAAATTATTTCTGAGTTTCGTGCTGAATATCTCAACGGGACCGACAGAAACTTTAAATGCAGAAAGACGTCTTAATATCAGATGATGATTGGTGGACAGACTGGGGAAAGAAAGATCTGAAAGTTCCCCACCAAGACTAAAATGACCTGTGTGATCAACCTAAATCTCAACAACATATAAAGACACTTCTGGACTTCCGCTCTGTTGGCCATCTCTGCATTAAGATTGTTTATCTTAATAGTCCAAGAGAGAGTATAGAGCAGGTACTTTATTTGGATGTGGGCTAGTTTGACATATTCCTGGAAGCCCTTTCAATGAAACggtgcagctgtctaaggcacacTAGAAGCGTtgctacagacctgggttcgatcctgggctgtatcacaaccggccgtaattggaagtcccatagggcagagcacaattggcccagcgtcttccgggttaggggagggtttagctgggttaggccgtcattgtaaataagaatttgttcctaactagcttgcctggttaaataaaattaatGTAAACAAGGGCACTTCCCTCTCATTCTGTCACATTAGATATCATTACCATTTCAGTCCACTTACTGATGTTATTGCCGTAACATATTGTTACTGGACAGACAGTGGTTTCCCTGTGATATGGGGTGATGAAACACAGAAGATGACCTTCAGCAGAAAGGATATCTTTTCTGGTTTCATTTTAATTGAGCCACTTTAAAAAATGCCGTATATGTAGGTCAATGGCTGTTTTCCATAGCCAATCCAATGGAGATTGAGCTCTTGCTTTAATTCATTACATTTTTATGTTGATCCATTATGATCTTCCAGTGGTACTTAGTAGAATACTTCAGCTGTGATTATTCATGAATTATTAAAGGTGCAATCAgtagttcaaacaataacaaagtagGCACCCTGTCGCTGTTTTAATAAACAGCTGAGGAATGGGGCTGGGAAAATGTAACCACTTTTAAATTAATTGACAGAGCTATGAATGCAAGGACTGTCCACCCATGATATAACAAAAACAGTTTTAACTATGTTTTTAGGCTATACagcgtttttttttgttttacatttacttagtttacaaacattggattgaaacaagcttatattttggtttctgatggggtatgacatttgaactaagctcatgaggcatttatcaattatattcttcaagaatcagtgGGTTGATATCATTAATTCAAAAGTCTGAAAATAAATGTAGCAACCACAGACTGCCCCTTTAATGCAAATTCTCAAGGATCTTTGCCTTATACATAAAGCCTTAGAAACACAATAACACTTAACTTTATGGATAAAATAATTTGAAATGGGGTTCACTCTCAGTTCAATTCAAAGAAACTCACTTTTCGTAAATTCCAAGATGCTTGTATCTCAATAGATGAGGTACATTATTTTAGGGTTGTTATACTGAAAACAACCTGTTTTGAATGAATAGGGCCTTATAACGTGTCTGGAACCCATAACTGAAATCAGTGTAGAACTGATGAAACCACagacaaaccaaaacaaattacATGGGAAAACAATATTATTTTCCTAGGTTACCAGAACGGTCACTGTGGTACACAAAGGTTTAACAGTACTTATTAAGGTTGACAGGAGTAGCCTACTCATTTGGGTTTAGGTGAGAACGTTCCAGCAGCTATTTGTTCCAGCAGCCTCATATAGTCTAATATCAGCATCTGGCTAAAGAACCACACCGCACCTGTCTCTGTATAGATGCTTCAGGGGATACACAGTGGTCTAATTACCGACCAATGAACAGGGCCGTAGCACCTGTCCACTCCGCCCTCGTTACACAAACCAAGAGTTGGAGCTGGTCACAGCGAGGTGAGAGGAACCTGATTGGGTTTCATCACAGAAGGCCTCAATGTGTCCTCTCAGGCTAGAGTTAGAAGTGGTCAAAATTCGTAGAGCAGACTTGGAAAGTAGTGCTGTAAAATGTAATAATTGCTGTAAAATGCTTTGTGCTGTAAAATGTAATAAGTGATGTAAAATGTTATAAGACCAATACAGTAGTTAAGTCATGGTAAATATCGTCTCTGTTGTATCTATTTATCAAGTATTGTCTTTATTGAGCAGAATTTGATTTGCAAATAtcaaaatcaaactttattagtcgcatgtgccgaatacaacaggtgtagtagaccttacagtgaaatgcttacttacgagcccccaactagcaatgcagtttaaaaaaatatggacaAGAATAAGAGAAAAAAGCAAcatgtaattaaagagcagcagtaaaacagcaatagcgagactatatacagggggtaccgatacagagtcaatgtacaggggcactggttagttgaggtagtatgtagagTAGTACAtagagttattgaagtgactatgcatagatgacaacaacagAGAGAAGCAACAGTGAAaagcgcggggggggggggggggcaaagcaaatagtctgggtagccatttgacctagacttggcgctccggtactgcttgctatgaggtagcagagagaacagtctatgactagggaggttggagtctttggcaatttttagggctttcctctgacaccgcctggtatagaggtcctggatggcaggtagcttggtgccagtgatgtactgggccgttcgcactaccctctgtagtgccttgcggtcggaggccgagcagttgccatatcaggcagtgatgcgctcaatggtgcagctgtagaaactttagAGGATCCAAGGACCCATGCCAcatttttcagtctcctgagggggaataggttttgtcgtgccctcttcacgactgtcttggtgtgcttggaccatgttagtttgttggtgatgtggacaccaaggaacttgaagctctgaacctgctccactgcagctcggtcctctttttcctatagtccacaatcatctcctttgtctaaatcatgttgagggagagattgttttcctggcaccacacggccaggtctctgacttccgccctataggctgtctcgtcattgtcggtgatcaggcctaccactgttgtgtcatcggcaaatttaatgatggtgttggagtcgtgccctgccatgcagtcatgagtgaacaaggagtacaggaggagactgagcacgtacccctgaggggtccctgtgttgatcagcgtggcagatgtgttgttacctacctttaccacctgggtgcggcccgtcaggaaatccaggatccagttgtagagggaggtgtttagtcaaaGGTTCCTTAGCATATTGATGAgcattgagggcactatggtgttgaatgctgagctgtagtcaatgaatagcattctcacataggtgttcctttggtCTCGGTGGGAAAGGGCCGTGAGGAATACAATAGAGATAGCatcctctgtggatctgttggggcggtatgcaaattggagtgggtctagggtttctgggataatggtgttgatgtgagtcatgaccagcctttcaaagcacttcatggctacagacatgagtgctacgggtcggtacaCATCCTAggaatccgtctggccctgcggccttgtgaatgttgacctgtttaaaggtcttactcacattggctgcggagagcgtgatcacacagtcttccggaacagctggtgctctcatgtatgtttcagtgttatttgcctcgaagcgaacataCAAGTAGTttcgctcgtctggtaggctcgtgtcactggacagctcttggctgtgcttccctttgtagtctgtaatggtttgcaagccctgccacatccgacgagcgtcagagacggtgtagtacgatttgatcttagtcctgttttgacgatttgcatgtttgatggttcgtcggagggcatagcgggatttcttataagcttccgggttagagttctgctccttgaaagcggcagctctagcctttagctcagtgtggatgctgcctgtaatccatggcttctggttggggtatgtacgtacggtcactgtggggacgacgtcatcgatgcacttattgctgaagccaatgactgatgtggtgtactcctccatgccattggaggaatccctgATCATGTTCCAATCTGTGCAATTAAACAGTCctttagcttagcatctgcttcatctgaacaCTTCTTTATCTGTcttgtcactggtgcttcctgctttcatttttgcttgtaagcaggaatcaggaggatagaattattgtcagattttccaaatggattGCGAGGGAGAGcttagtctctgtgtgtggagtcaaGGTGGTCCagtgttttttttcctctggttgcacatttaacatgctgacagTAATTTGgattgcattaaagtccccgggctACTAGGAGCGCTACGTCTGGGTGAACGCTTTCTTTCTTGCTTATGGCAGATTACAGcccattcaatgctgtcttagtgccagcctctgactgtggtggcaTGTAAACAActacaaagaatacagatgaaaactctcctGTGGGGTtgtatacatacagacagacagacagacagacagacagacagacagacagacagacagacagacagacagacagacagacagacagacagacagacagacagacagacagacagacagacagacagacagacacacacacacacacacacacacacagagacacgcacacacacacacacacacacacagagacacgcacacacacagtcacacacacacacctggcctgTTCACCTGGTCGGTTAGTAActaatgtgacacacacacacaagcaaaagAGGAACCTCGTCTACAGTTTGGGAAGGAAGAAGGTGGGACTTCCTCTTACCATAAATCCTGTCAACTAAACCATAGTGCCGGGAACAGGGTGGCATAGTGCACTATACCATTAATCAGTAAATGCAAGTGTAATTTATAAGCCTGCTGGATACAGGGAACATTGTATAACACACACCTTGCTTAGAGGTGCACGAAGGGACTTACTAAAATTACAAATCAAAAATCTTTCATTGACAGCAATGCACAATCTACAGTAAATTCAGCCGACCAGTGTCCCAGTCAAGTTGAGGAGGTGACACAGAGACCAGGTGGTTGGTGTGTGAAGAGCTGAAAGTCTTCTGAGTCACCAACAAACTCCTGCTCTATCTTTAGATAAACCCTATTAGATACTTTTAGGCTGCCTCCATCTGAACACAGCAGGAGTCCATACTCATTTGATTGGGAGGACTGCTGCCCCCGGTAACATGGCCTGCTGCCCCCTGTGAGATGACCTGCTGTCCCCTGTTAGATGACCTGCTGTCCCCTGTTAGATGACCTGCTGCCCCCTGTTAGATGACCTGCTGTCCCTGTTAGATGACCTGCTGTCCCATGTTAGATGACCTGCTGTCCCCTGTTAGATGACCTGCTGCCCCTGTTAGATGACCTGCTGCCCCCTGTTAGATGACCTGCTGCCCCCTGTGAGATGACCTGCTGTCCCCTGTTAAATTACCTGCTGCCCCCTGTAACATGGCCTACTGCCTCCTGTGAGGTGGGTGTTTCACTACCTTGACCTCTGGCCTATCGGATAGGATTAACTGCATAAAAATAGAAAGAATAGAAGGGACAAAtcgttgacttgaatggggacccTGTACTATTCATTCTATTTGATAGGCATTTAATACTATCCGATAGACTAAATCCTGATAGATACCTTTTCAAAAACTGTGCCCAGAAGATCACAGACAACTATAACCTACCCAGAGCTCAGCACTGATCACGTGTTACCTCTGTGAAAACGGTGTGAGTTCAGCTAGTTTCAGTTTCCTCAACTGCCAGAGTCTGTCTCCATGCTATCCAAGGATTATATAAAGTGGGTGTCCATGTCACATTCATTTGGACTACTAGGCTGAGGTTTAATGCAGTTTAGGGTGCAGCAAATTATCCAAATCTGCCATCACATTGTTTGGAAAAATGCAGACATGCTTTAGTGGCCTTAATTTCAGTTAATTTACCCAAGTGTGGAGAAAGACTCAAGAATCAAAACCCATTGAATTATTGGTGACTCAGTAGTCTGGTTGATATGTTACATTTTTGTGTATTTATCATGCCCATAAGCCTCTGTGGATACACATATAATATGTTGTATAAGGTGGAGGTCATTTTTACTTTACACAATGATTTCCTGCTGATGATATTAAGCATATTACTGTTGTCCTGCGTTGGGGTGCTCGCCTCAAGCTCATTGTGTTGAGTTGTATGCAACTGCTCGGACCAAACAAAAACCCTTTCTAGTTCCAGCGCCATCTTGAGGTCTACAAACACGTGGCCGAAATCCGGGGTGCGCTCCTTCATTGCGTAGCGCGAGCTATACACCGATGGTTTTCACGGCAGTTTACAACAATCTAGATGTCTCGTGAAACAGAGTGAACGACGGTGGATGTTAATTTCTTGTTGACAGTGACATGAAATAAGCCTATGCAAATTAACTATTGTGATTCGTAGTAACCTTTGCACACAATAATAATTATTTGCATACAATAATGAACACGGGCcatcataataataatcattACCAAAATAAAGACACTATCATCTTGAGTATTTTTCCTGTTTGAGGGGTATTGCGTTTGCAAAATACATGTTATTGCCATGGTAGATTACGCCATTTTGTGGGACCCTTGAGTCCCCACCAAAAGAGGAGATTGACCATATTATgattttgcatttatatttatgAAAACAACTTTGGACTATGGTTATTATCTTAATAGACATATTCGTATGTATGAATTGAACTCAGCAACAAAAACATTATCTATGCTTGAGTTTTTAGGTAGGCCGATATTTATATTGTTTTACACataaatcatgttttatttttCTCTAAACAGTTTATATAATATTGTCTGCTCATACATACGGACTAGGCAGACGGAGACAACAACAAGAGCATAATAATAACCACAAACTTTCTCCCGTCAGACCAATGCGTAATGCATGACGCGCCTAGGAGGAGTGGTCAGCATCGCCTATATATACCCAGTCGCGCTCTTCCTCAGATTCAGCAAAGCAGCAGCGCTGACAAACTGACAATCTCCCTCTAGACTATTAGTGGTTGCATTCACTATCTCACCTTCGCACCAAAGACACACATCGGTGCTCAAAGAAAAATAACATGTCTCCTTCCGAGAACGAGTTTAACATCCCGGCCAAAAATTGCCACCGGATGGTGATTCTGGGCTCTACAAAAGTTGGCAAGACGGCCATCATCTGTCGGTTTCTGAACGAAAGAGTCGAGGACCAGTACACGCCGACCATAGAGGACTTTCATAGAAAATTATACTGCATTCGGGGAGATGCGTACCAGTTGGACATTCTGGACACCTCTGGAAACCATCCCTTCCCCGCTATGAGGAGACTCTCTATCCTTACTGGTAAGCTTAACTCTGAACTCTGAACAAAACAAATAATATGAATGAAAGCTACACTGGAATTTATAGCTACATCGAAATGATATGTATGGGATGTTTTAATAAATAATGCATGCAGTAATGCTATATGCAACACTTTTATTGTACACATTTAGCCTAGGCCTATGTAATGATGGAGCTTTTCAGCTGTGATATTAATGTGCTTCCCCTTGCTCTTTCAGGTGACGTTTTCATCCTGGTGTTCAGTCTGGATAACAGAGACTCCTTCCAAGAGGTCCAGCGCCTGAAGCGTCAAATTTACGAAACCAAGTCCTGCCTGAAAAACAAAACCAAAGAGAATGTGGATGTCCCGATCGTTATCTGCGGGAACAAGTGTGACCGGGAGTTTAACCGGGAGGTTCAGAATGAGGAGATTGAGCAGCTGGTGGCTGGTGATGAACAGTGTGCCTACTATGAGATCTCTGCAAAACGGAACACTAATATCGACCAGATGTTTCAGACTCTTTTTACCATGGCTAAACTGCCCAACGAGATGAGCCCGGACTCTCACCGCAAAGTTTCCGTACAGTACTGCGAAGTACTGCAAAACAGCAGAAGAAAATCTTTCAGAAATAAGAAATACAAAGACGGCGAGGCATACGGGATTGTGGAGCCGTTCGCGCGCCGACCAAGCGTACACAGCGATTTGAGGTACATAAAAGAGAAAGCTATCGGCGGCGGACAGAGCAAACAGAGTTGCACCATCAGCTAAGCAATTTACTGACAATGTGCAGGATAATTGTAACGAAATACAACGATAGGGATGATACCCGCCAGGCTTCTCGCCAGTGTGCGGAGTTCAGGATAACAGCACCCCAGGGCGCAGTGACAGAAACGGGTGTGTATCCCAAACCATGCCAGGACTCGCCGATAAGGTGCATGACATGGTCAGTCCGTCAGAAATTTCCCTGTGGAGTCAGGACTCTCAAAAGGGATGTAGCTTTAGAGAAGCCTATTCTTGTCAACTACATGCTGTAAAATCTGCCTCTACTGAATGGAGAATGGAGGCTTCACCAATGGGGTGA
This sequence is a window from Oncorhynchus mykiss isolate Arlee chromosome 13, USDA_OmykA_1.1, whole genome shotgun sequence. Protein-coding genes within it:
- the LOC110486975 gene encoding dexamethasone-induced Ras-related protein 1 — translated: MSPSENEFNIPAKNCHRMVILGSTKVGKTAIICRFLNERVEDQYTPTIEDFHRKLYCIRGDAYQLDILDTSGNHPFPAMRRLSILTGDVFILVFSLDNRDSFQEVQRLKRQIYETKSCLKNKTKENVDVPIVICGNKCDREFNREVQNEEIEQLVAGDEQCAYYEISAKRNTNIDQMFQTLFTMAKLPNEMSPDSHRKVSVQYCEVLQNSRRKSFRNKKYKDGEAYGIVEPFARRPSVHSDLRYIKEKAIGGGQSKQSCTIS